The window ATGTCTTCGGGGGAGGCTTTCGCATACTCGACGACGATATCGAAGTACCTGTCTTCGTCAAACACGCCGGTGTCCAGCAACTCGTATTCAAATCCTCGGCCCCCACGGCTTCGATTCTCGTCGATCAGACGCCGGTAAGGGAACTCAGCCTGCGGGTACTTGTACAGGTATTTCATGTAGCTGTGCGAAGGCGTGCTGTCGAGATAGAAGTAATACTCTTTTACGTCTTCGCCGTGATTGCCTTCCGAAGGTACGAGGCCGAATGCGCGCTCTTTCAAGATCGGATCGCGCCCGTTCCACAACGCGAGAGCGAACACAAGCAACTGGTAGCGGTCGCAGATTCCAGCCAGCCCGTCCTCTCCCCATCGATAAGCGCGGCTACGAGCCATGTCGTGAGTGAGATATTCCCAGGCATTGCCGTTCGCACTGTAGTCTTCGCGAACGGTCCCCCAGGCGCGCTCGGTTACATAGGGACCCCAGCGACGCCAGGGCGGTACGAGCCCGACATTCTCTCTGAGCCGCGCATGCTCTTTAGTTGGAGGAGGAGTCTTTTCGTCGGGATTATCGTTCATCGTTCCTTAAGGGGAAGCTTTGATGGGAATCGAACGGATTGAAAATTGAAAATTGACCTTCAAGCTCAGATCTCGCACGTGTCACCCGCCCAATCACTCCGGCTGCTGCTGGACGTCTGTCGGCGGCGGTTTCTGTTTCAGGTATCTCGAATAAACGAACAACCCGGTCGCGCCAAGCAGAAGCAACGAGATCAACGCGACGATCAGAATAACGGCGTATCGATGTTTGGGGTGCTCGGTCTGAACTGTGGCCGGGTCACTCGAGGCGGCCTCAAACGCTGGTCTTTCCGCAGTCGGCCGCGAGCCGAAGTCATCGTCATCAATCGCTGCCGCTTCAGCTAAAACCGGCGCCTCGAACTGCGCGGTATCGTCTGTCGCTGCCGCAGGCGGGCCCACCGCTCCAAACCGAGCAAGATCGGCTACATTAAGCATCTTGGTAATCTGTTTCTGTTCTGTCTCCGCCGGCGGCTCGTCAGGCGGCGGAGAGGTCAGCGACTTCGCGCCTCCGGCGAAGTACTCGGAGGAGTAACCCTGGTTCAAAGCGCTAAGACTTCCGGTGATCGAGCCGGTCTCGTTTGCCGAGTGCAGCGCTTCTCCATCGAAGCGCGCAATAACCACGGTAATATTGTCTTCCCCCCCGCGCTCGTTGGCCTTGTCTACCAGGACGCGGCACGCCTCGGTCAGGTCATCGACGCCTTGAATCATATCGCGCATATCGTCCGGTGGGACTTTGTTCGATAACCCATCGCTGCAGAGCACCAGGCAGTCGTTTTTGCAGAGCTGGACCGCGGACATTGCTACCTTGACCGCGGGCTGGGTTCCCATTGCCTGCATGATTACGTTTTGCGGCACCGAGTCCATCTGGTCCGGCTTGATGGCGCCTGAATCGACCAGCATCTGCGCGAGCGACTGGTCCTTTGTCAGTTGTTTGATCTGTTTGCGGCGCATGAGGTAGGCGCGGGAGTCGCCTACCTGGGCGATGTAGGCCGTCGTCCCTTGCACGAGCACGGCTGTGAGGGTCGCGCCCATTCCCGAGAGCTCCGGGTCGTCCTGGGAACGATTCCAGATTCGCTCATTTGCGATCTCGGCGGCGGTCTTCAGCCGTTCGGGAAAGTCCATCGACGGGGTCATCTCGACAAGCGACTCGCGAATCGTAGTCACCGCCATCTCGCTGGCTATTTCGCCCGCTGCCGCGCCGCCCATTCCATCGGACACGATCATCAAGCTGCCGAGCTCGCCGAGTTGGTGGGTGCTCACGTCCGGGGCGAGGCCTACCTTGCCCGCCGTTAGATCGGCTACAAGGAACGCATCCTCGTTGCCGCTGCGATGCATTCCCACGTCCGTGCGGGCAAAGACTGAGACTAGAACCTCGTTCATAAGGGAGTCCGTTGCCGGTGTTACCTCTTCTTAGTCAGTGAGCCGGGGTCCTCGGACTGCGCACCTCCGGCCCCGTCCACCAGCTCGAAACGAAAGAGTTGCTTGCCGACGAGAATCGTATCGCCGGGCACGAGCTCAAGCTCTCCTTTGATCTTGATAAAGGTGCCGTTGCGGCTGCCTTCATCAGTCAATATGAAGCTGGCGTCTCGCAGTTCGATTCGCGCGTGCCGCCCGGACATGAAGCCATCATGCGGGAACGTGATCTGACCATTGCTTCGTCCGATCACCGTCTCATCGTTCAACTCGTAGACGTCGCCCGGCTGGCCGCCTTCCATGACCAGATGCAGCCGGCCCTTGGGAGGAGCGGCGGGCTCCGAAGAGATCACCATTGTCTTCCCGTAGGTGACCGGCGCGCCGCAGTTCGCGCAAAAGGAGCTGCCCACATTGGTGGCCTGACCGCACTGAGTGCAAAGCACTCCGGACACCGATTCCCTGTGTTCAATCGCCGGCTCGTATCTGCTTTCGGAAGCCGGCGCGCTGGGCTTGTGAACAGGCGGAGTGGGAGCCGGCGCAGCAGGCTTTGATTGCGGTGGCTGCTTGGCGGCAACCCTCGGAGGCTCGACGACCTTGGGCGGTGCAGCTCCGGACTTGGTCGTTGGCGGCGGCTGCTCTGAAGCCGGCGCCTCTCGAATGGTAGCTGGCGCACCAGACCGCGGCTGCCTTACGGGCGTCTCTCGGGGAATCTCGGGCTCGACCACCGGAGTTTCTTGCTCGAGGGTTCTTGCTTCCTGATCGACCGGAGGCGGCTGTGCCACAACGGTTCTTAATTCACGTTCCAGCGGAGTGGGAGTGTCCGCATTTGTCCTCAATCCATGGGAGGGCTTCTCCACGACGGTCTCGAAGTTCCGCGCGGGGCTCTGCTCGATAACAGGCCGTTTTTCCGGAACGGTCTTGAGCCCAATCGGTATTTCTGCCGGCCGCTGAGGAGGTGGCTGAGCAGGAGGCTGAGGCGGCGGCGCTTGCGGTTGAACAAGCTTCTTGCCGCACTGCTGGCAGAATGACCAACCGGCCTCGTTCAACGTGTTGCACTCTGAACAGACTATTCCTTCTTGCTCCACTGGTGCTTTCGCCTCCTCTCGATGATGGCTGTCTGGCTTGACGGCAGCGGGGGGGCTCGAGGCGGGCGATTGAACTCGCGCGGCTGGCGCTTCGGCGACTCCCGCGAGCGAGGTCGCACACATGCGACAGACAGACGACCCCGGCTTGTTTCCCGCTCCACAGTTTGGACAAGTGATCATTCTCTTATTTAGGGGCTTATCTTAATGGATCTTCTTCGGCCGTTCCCGCCGCTCATTATACGCAAAGCCTATTTTAGTTGGAAACAGAAAAGCGAGATGTGCTGAAGCTATGAATCGATGGCCCTCAGTGGGCACCCCTCCACTCTAACTCCAGAGCCTAAAATCTCACCGAGGCGGCGTCCCAGCGACGGACGTCTTTTAGAAAATCTGGCCTTCCCTCACGAACTCGACAAGAGCGTCGCGCCAATGCCGCAGCGGCTCGAGCTCCAGCTTTTCAGATACCAGACATCGCATCGCCGAGTTGTGCGGACGAGGCGCCCGTTGATTCAGCGCAGCTCGGGTAACCGGTTCGATCTCCACTTCGCCCAGCCCTGCCAGATCGAGCGCCACCCGGGCAAAGTCGAACCAAGTGGCCGGGCCGGTAGAGGTGACGTGATACAAACCGTGCGCGCCCAGATCGATGATCTCTTCAATGCGAGCGGCGAGGTCGGGCGCGTATGTCGGAATCGAAGTCTGATCGATCACGCCTTTCAGTCTTGCTCCCTTGCGCGCGTACTCGACGACGCGGCTACCGAAGTTCTTCCCGCCCGCGCCGAACAACCACGAAGTGCGGACGACGTAGAACCGCTCAGCTTCTTCGCGCACCGCAAACTCGCCTGCCAGCTTAGCCATGCCGTAAACGCTCAGCGGCTTTGGCTCGTCCTCCTGGGTGTAGGACCCTTCCTTCGATCCGTCGAACACGTAGTCGGTGCTTACGTGGACGATGTCCGCGCCGAACTCACCGCAAGCGCGAGCCAGGAACCTCGGACCCCTCTCGTTGATCGCGTAAGCCCAGTCAGGTTCAACCTCGCAGCGATCGACATCGGCGGTCGCGGCGCAGTTGATCAATACGTGCGGGCGAACCGCTTCGACTGCGCGCCGAACATCCTCCTCTTTGGTGATATCAAGGTCACTACGCGGCAAGGCAACGACTCGCCAGCCAGACTCCGTTAGGCGCGACTGCATCGACCGCCCCAGCAAGCCGCCCGCGCCGGTTATCATCGCGGTTCGCGGTTCGGACAACACGACTTGAACCGACGCGCGAGCGCTAACCTCTGGGTCGCTCGCGCTTTCTATTTCAATCATAGATGACTCGGATATTACCAGAATCGTACTTCATCTTCCCCCGTACATCCGTTCGTAGTACTGGAGGTATTCGCCAGACCGCGTGCGAGCGACCCACTCGGCGTTGTTCTGATACCAACCGACGGTCTTTTCGATGCCGCTTTCGAAACTCTCTTGAGGGTGCCAGCCGAGCTCGGTCTCGATCTTCGTAGGATCGGTCGCGTAGCGGCGGTCGTGACCCAGCCGGTCAGTTACGAAGGTGATCAGTGAGTGCGGCCGGTTCAGCAAGTCCAGAAGCGTATGCACAATCTCGAGGTTGGTTTTCTCAGCGCGCGAACCTATGTTGTAGACCTCGCCGCTGCGGCCGGCGTGGAGGACGGCGTCAATTGCGCGGCAACAGTCTTCGACGTAGAGCCAGTCGCGCACATTCAACCCGTCTCCGTACACAGGAAGGTTCTTGCCCTCGAGCGCGTTTGTGATCATCAGCGGGATCAGCTTCTCCGGAAACTGATTTGGGCCGTAGTTGTTCGACGCACGCGTTGTCACCACGTCCAACCCGAAGGTGACGTGAGCCGCGCGGACAAGGTGTTCGGCCGCAGCCTTTGATGCGGCGTACGGGCTGTTGGGACGCATCGGCGAAGCTTCGGTGAAGTAGTCGCTGTTGGAGCACGAGCCCATCACCTCGTCGGTTGAAATCTGAACGAAGCGCGACACTCGAGCTTCTCTAGCCGCATCCAGCAACGTCTGTGTCCCAAGCGCGTTTGTTTCGACGAAATCAGCCGCGCGTTCAATCGAGCGGTCAACGTGTGACTCGGCTGCGAAATTCATCACTGCGTCGGCGCCGGGCAGGGCCGCGTCCAGCGCCTTGCGGTCGCAGATGTCACCACGGACAAAAGTATAGTTGTCGTGCGCCTCGACATCGCGGAGGTTGTCGAGGTTGCCGGCGTAGGTGAGCTTATCGAAGTTTACAATCTTGTAGTCGGGGTGAGTCGCAAGCATATGGCGGATGAAGTTCGAGCCTATGAAACCTGCGCCGCCTGTTATGAAAAGCTGCATCGTTTCCCTCTTAGAGATGGTTGATCGCAGATTGTAGTCGCGCGGTTCTCCTTTTATCAACTCATCGTTATTGCGCCTCGTGCAGAACCGAACCGCCTGCCTGGCTGAGGTTTCTCGCCTACAGATCGCCGGTGCTCACGCGCCAATCCCCCAACCGGTTCCGGTTGGGGGATTGCTGCCCGAACCGTGTGTTAAATTATTCGCGCAATGCCGAAGAGCCAGTCAGAAAACATCGACGCGTTCATCAACACGCTGCCCGATCCGGCAGGCGCGCGCGCATTCATGAGCCGGCTGGAAGCCCTCGGTCCAGCGCGCGCCAGTGACCACAACCGAAATCCCCTTTTGCTCTCCCGAATGCTGACGCTTGCCGGTCATAGTCCGTACCTGGCTGAAACTCTTCTCCGCCATCCGGAACACATCGGATGGCTCGAGACCGAAAGCGGGCGCGGCTTTGACCGGGTCAAATCAACCGAGCAGTTGTCGGAAGAACTCGCCCGATTCGTGACGCGAATCATCGACGCCGACGACCCCACACGGCTGGCGCGATTCAAGCGCAGAGAGTTGCTCAGAATTTATCTTCGTGACTGCCTGGGAATCGCCACGCTGTCGGAGGTGACTGAGGAGCTATCCAACCTTGCGGACGTGATACTCGGCTACGGTCTCGCGCGAGCGAGCCAGGAAATGGTCAACCTTCACGGGTCGCCTTTGACTCACGACCGGCGCGGCCGGATCGAGAAAGCAGAATTTGCCATCGTCGCGCTCGGCAAGCTCGGCTGCCGCGAGTTGAACTATGCTTCGGACATCGACCTGTTGTTTCTGTTTTCAGGAAACGGAGAAACATCCGGAGACGGACGAAGCAGCGAGTCTGTAATCGGCAACAAGGAGTTCTTTGCCAGCGTAGCTCGGCGCGTAGTTCAGGTGATCGGCGGCAGCTCGGCCGAAGGCGCGGTGTATCGCATCGACTTGAGGCTGCGTCCGTATGGGCGCGACGGCGAGACGGTCAGCGAAATCGAGCGCGCGGCCGACTACTACCGCAATAGCGCCCACAACTGGGAGCGGCAGGCGCTCATTCGCGCGCGAGCGTCGGCCGGCAGTGAGATTGTTGTGACGCGTTTCCTCGAATTGGTGCGCGACGCGATCTTCACTCGGGATGCGCTGCCCGGCACGCTGGAGGGAGTGCGGCGAGCAAAAGAAAAGATCGACCGAAAAGAAGCGGCTCGAAGGCGCGGCTTCAACGTCAAGCTTGGACCAGGCGGCATTCGCGAGATCGAGTTTATCGCTCAGGCGCTGCAGCTCAAACACGGCGGGCGTGAGCCGTGGGTGCGTTCGGCCCAAACCCTGATCGTACTCGCGCGCCTTGCGGAAAAGCATTATCTGACTGAGCCCGAGCGCGCGCGATTGTCGGCGGCCTACACCTTCCTGCGAACGGTCGAGCACCGATTGCAGATGGAGCACGGCGCGCAAACTCACACGTTGCCTGCCGCTCGGCCGAGGCTGGAGCTGCTCGCCCGGCGTTGCGGCTACACTCAAGCGGACGATCCGGCGACTCACTTCATCCGCGACCTTGAACGCCACGCTTCCGCGGTGCGCGCCGTCTACAGTCGGGTGTTTGTAGAAGTGGCTCGGCCGCAACCGCCTGATGAAGCTCCGGGTGAGTCCGGTGGACCTGAAGATGAAGCTTCGCGGCTGATCCAGCAAACTGCCGCGCGGCTGATCAAGCTAATCGATGCCGCCTCCGATCAGACCAAACAGATCTTCACCGGACGGGAAGCGATCGAGCGCGTGCTTGCGCCGGCGCTGCCCTCTGCAATCAACCCCTCGCGCGCGCTGCGCAACCTGGGCTCGTGGGCTGATTCATTGTCTACCTACACAAACGATCAGATTCGCGCGAGCGGCTGGGCGGTCCGCGTAAGCGACTGGGAAAGACTGATCGAGAGGTTACTTCTAGTGCTCAGCAGTCAATACCTGTCACATCTGTTGGTGTCACGCCCGGTCCTTGCGAGCGCGCTTATCGAAGATGAGCCCGCGCACACACCGGCAGATTTCATTCGCGTCCTGAGCGACGCGGTTGAGAAAGAGAAAGACGCGGCCTCGAAACCTGACGCATTGCGCCGCGCTTGGTACCGTCTCGTGATCGAGATCGGTTACCAAGACATGTCCGTAGTCCGTGGTCCGGAGACGGGCGACGGGCGACGGTCAACGGACGACGGTCGACGGGACGACGGACCACGGACTAATGACCAACTTCGCGCAAACAACCTGGCTCAGACAGCTCTCGCCGAAGCCGTGCTGCGTATCGCGGCAGAGATCGCGCTCGAATCACTCGGCATCGACGGGATAAACCCGGAAGAATTGCCGTTCACGATCCTCGGGCTTGGCAGGCTCGGACACGCGGGAATGGACTACGGGTCTGATCTGGACCTGCTAATTGTGTTTGACGATGACCAGCCGTGGCCCTCAGCTATGCTGGCTTCGAGCGCGAGCGGGGCCGTCTCGGGCTCGACTACCTCGAACGAATTCTATGCCAGGTTCATATCGCAAATTGTTCGCGTGCTGTCGTCGATCACCCGTGAAGGCTTGCTCTATCGCACCGATCTGCGGCTCAGGCCCGAGGGCAAGAGCGGACCGGTGGCCGTTGGGCTCGGCGGCTTGCTCGCCTACATCACCAATCGAGCTTCGGCGTGGGAGCATTCCGCCTACCTCAAAGCTCGAGAGGTTGCCGGCAATTCGCAATTCGGCGAGCAAGCTCGGAAGGCGATCTGCGATGCGAGTTTTGATGCGGCGTCGCGAAACGAGTCGCTTCGAGAAGAGTTGCGCGACATACGCGCAAGGCTTGTGAAGGAGAAGGCGCGCGGCGCAAGGCCCAACATAAAGTGGGGCCGTGGCGGAATGATCGATGTTTATCTCGTGACCAGGTATTTGCAGCTTCGCGACCGGATCTACTATCCGCCCGAGATGGGCACGACCGCTTTGATTGCGCATCTCGGCGAATATGGTGCGCTCGATCGTGACGAGGCTCGAGTCTTGTTTGAGGGCTACACTTTCCTGAGAAGACTCGATCACTGGATGCGGCTGCTTTTGGATCGCCCGAGCCCGATGTTGCCAGCCTCATCGATCGCGCTTGGGGACATCACTCGCGCGCTGGGTCTGTCGTCTAGTGAAGACTTCGAACTTGCGTTTGTCCATCAGACCGGCGCGATACACAAGGTCTTCGAACGAGTCTTCGCTTGAGTATGAGAGTTCGCACGCTGTGTCTGGACACGGCTCACCTGGTGGCTTTGACCAGCAGGTCCTGAGCGGCGGCATAAACATCATCTACTTCAACGCGAGTCATGCAGCGGTGATCGATCGGGCAGTCGCGCAGCATACAAGGTGAGCACTCGACGTCGTGGCGCACGACCGTAGCCGCATCTGAAAGCGGGCGCGTGGAAACGTGCTCGGTGGGTCCGAACACCACAACGGTCGGCACCCCCAAGGCCGCCGAGACATGCGCGGTGCCGGTGTCATTCGATATGACCAGCGATGTGCAAGCGAGGACGGCTTTCAAATCAGCGATGTTGGTCCTGCCGGCAAGCGCCGCCGCCCGAGATCGCATGCGTCGCGCGACTTCTTCTGCTGCTTCAACATCCCCGGCTGTTCCAACAATGACCGTCTGAAAACCGTTTTGCTCGGCGAGTCTATCTGCGGTCGCAGCGAAGCGCTCCGCGGGCCAGCGCTTGGCCCGGCTGTTTGTAGCGCCGGGGCACAGCGCGAGGATTGGCGCGGCGTCAGTCCGAATGCCAGACTGTTCCAACATCAACCGCGCGCGTTCCCGTTGATCGCGGCCAACGTGAAGCTGCGGCCCGAGCGTTTCCATCTCGACGCAACTCACGCCACTTAGTTTTTCTTCGAGCTTCGCGGCGATGTTTAGATAGTAACGGACCTGGTGCGCTCTCTTGTGGTTCTGCTCGAAAGGGACGACGAAGTGGAGCAGCGCTCGCCGAGAGTCGGTTGGATAGCCCGCGATCATCTTTGCTCCGGCGGCTCGCGCGAGCAGCGCCGCTCCAACCGCGTTTTGAAGTAACACCGCCAGATCGAATCGCTCGCGTCTCAATTGCCGCGCTTCGCGAATGAAGTTGCGTCCTGTATGAACAAGGCCCGGCGCGTCGTGAACCGGGATTACGCTGTCGGCTAGTCCCTCGCCCTCAAACAATCCCGCCACCCAGGGCCGCGCAACAAATGTGATTCGAGCGTCGTGGAAGATGCGGCGCAACTCTCTTAGCGCCGGCGCCGCCATCACTGCGTCGCCGACCCAGTTGGGCAGCCGAATCATAACGCGATTGATGGATTGAGGGTTCATAGAGATTGCAGATTGCGGATTGCGGATTGCGGAATTCAGATTGCGGATTTTGGCGCGGTGATAGCCTTGGATTTGCCATTCGACACGCGAAATTCCCCAGCGAGTGTTCGCTCTTCAATCCGCATTCCGCAATCCGCAATCCGCATCCGCAATTCGTTTAGACCCCGATCTGGCTGTAATCGGTTAACACCGTCTTATCCCCGAGCACCGCTCCGCTTCGAACTTCGACCGACCGGCCGATGTGACAGCCCTTTCCTATGACCGAGCCTTGAACCGTCGAGCCCGCGCCCACGCGAGTGCCGGCACGCACGACTGAGTTCTCAATTCGCGTGCGCTCTTCGATGTAGCAGTTGCGGCTTACGACCGAGTTGACTATCTGCGCGCCCGCTTTCAATGTGCAACTGGGATCAACGACAGAAGGCGCTTCGATCTCGGCGGTCGCATCGAACTTTTCGCCCCGCTTGGAGGGCAGCGGCGGCAGAAGGTTTACTCGGCCCGCGATCACATCGAGGTTCGCTTGCAAATAGCTCGAAGCCGTTCCGATGTCGCGCCAGTAGCCCCGCCAGGTGTACGCAAAGAATGGCTCTTCGCGCTCGAGCAGTTGAGGAAAGACTCCGTACTCGAACATGAACGGCTCGTCTTCCGGAACGTAGTCCAGCACCCGGGGCTCGAGTATGTAGATGCCCGCGTTTATCGTATCGCAGGTAACCTCTTCCGGCTTCGGCTTCTCGAGGAAGCGGCGCACGCGGCCGTCTTTCTCCGTCTCAACCAGACCATACGCCGTCGGATTGGGCACGGGCGTCAGCACGATGGTCGCCGCAGCCTGGCGCTCGCGATGAAAGCGAATCACTTCGTTCAAGTCGATGTCAGTCAGCACGTCCCCGTTGAACACGACGGTCGTCTCGCTTATCAAAGCTGCGGCGTTTCGATAAGCGCCCGCGGTTCCCAGCGGCGACGCTTCGACGACGTAGCTGACACGAACGTTGTAGTCGGTCCCATCTCCGAGTTTGTCCTCGATCTTCTGCGGCTGATATGAGAGCGACAAAATGACATCGCGGACGTCGGCCCGCTTGAGCAGTTCGAGTTGATAAAGCAGGAAGGGTTGATTGGCAATTGGGACTATCGGTTTGGGAGTGTGCATCGTGAGCGGCCGGAGGCGAGTGCCCTTTCCGCCCGCCAGTATTAATGCCTGCATTGAACCCGTAGCTCCTGTCGATGATCTGTAACGAGCTAAGATTAAGCAGAAGTCTATCACCGCCGCGCGGACGTGACAAAGGTTCGGGCCGAGCCAGCGGTGTGATAAAATTCGATTCACGCATAAGAAAGGCGATACAAAATGACGGACGCAGTTATTCTTTCGGCAGCAAGGACACCGGTCGGAAAACTACTCGGCGTGTTGAAGGATTTCAGCGCGGTTGATCTGGGAAAGATCGCCGCGCGCGCCGCGATCGAACGCGCCGGTATCGATCCGAATCTGGTTGACGAAGTCATAATGGGCAACGTAGTTCAAGCTGGAAATGGACAGAACCCCGCGCGCCAGGTAGCGCTCGGCGCGGGCATTCCCAACAGTGTTGCGGCGCTTACGATCAACAAGGTTTGCGGCTCGGGCTTGAAAGCCGTGATGCTGGCAAGAAATGGAATTAGCGTCGGCGAGATTAACGTAGCGGTTGCGGGCGGTATGGAGTCGATGACCAATGCGCCTTATTTGCTCAAAGGCGCGCGGCAGGGTTACCGGTTAGGCAACGGGGAGCTGATCGACTCGATGATTCACGACGGTTTGTGGTGCGCGTTCGACAACTGGCACATGGGCTGCACCGGCGAAGTCGTCGCCGAACGCTACAGTGTCACTCGAGAAGCACAAGATCAGTACGCGCTGGACTCGCATCGTA is drawn from Acidobacteriota bacterium and contains these coding sequences:
- the rfbB gene encoding dTDP-glucose 4,6-dehydratase, whose amino-acid sequence is MQLFITGGAGFIGSNFIRHMLATHPDYKIVNFDKLTYAGNLDNLRDVEAHDNYTFVRGDICDRKALDAALPGADAVMNFAAESHVDRSIERAADFVETNALGTQTLLDAAREARVSRFVQISTDEVMGSCSNSDYFTEASPMRPNSPYAASKAAAEHLVRAAHVTFGLDVVTTRASNNYGPNQFPEKLIPLMITNALEGKNLPVYGDGLNVRDWLYVEDCCRAIDAVLHAGRSGEVYNIGSRAEKTNLEIVHTLLDLLNRPHSLITFVTDRLGHDRRYATDPTKIETELGWHPQESFESGIEKTVGWYQNNAEWVARTRSGEYLQYYERMYGGR
- a CDS encoding Stp1/IreP family PP2C-type Ser/Thr phosphatase; this translates as MNEVLVSVFARTDVGMHRSGNEDAFLVADLTAGKVGLAPDVSTHQLGELGSLMIVSDGMGGAAAGEIASEMAVTTIRESLVEMTPSMDFPERLKTAAEIANERIWNRSQDDPELSGMGATLTAVLVQGTTAYIAQVGDSRAYLMRRKQIKQLTKDQSLAQMLVDSGAIKPDQMDSVPQNVIMQAMGTQPAVKVAMSAVQLCKNDCLVLCSDGLSNKVPPDDMRDMIQGVDDLTEACRVLVDKANERGGEDNITVVIARFDGEALHSANETGSITGSLSALNQGYSSEYFAGGAKSLTSPPPDEPPAETEQKQITKMLNVADLARFGAVGPPAAATDDTAQFEAPVLAEAAAIDDDDFGSRPTAERPAFEAASSDPATVQTEHPKHRYAVILIVALISLLLLGATGLFVYSRYLKQKPPPTDVQQQPE
- the waaF gene encoding lipopolysaccharide heptosyltransferase II produces the protein MNPQSINRVMIRLPNWVGDAVMAAPALRELRRIFHDARITFVARPWVAGLFEGEGLADSVIPVHDAPGLVHTGRNFIREARQLRRERFDLAVLLQNAVGAALLARAAGAKMIAGYPTDSRRALLHFVVPFEQNHKRAHQVRYYLNIAAKLEEKLSGVSCVEMETLGPQLHVGRDQRERARLMLEQSGIRTDAAPILALCPGATNSRAKRWPAERFAATADRLAEQNGFQTVIVGTAGDVEAAEEVARRMRSRAAALAGRTNIADLKAVLACTSLVISNDTGTAHVSAALGVPTVVVFGPTEHVSTRPLSDAATVVRHDVECSPCMLRDCPIDHRCMTRVEVDDVYAAAQDLLVKATR
- the rfbD gene encoding dTDP-4-dehydrorhamnose reductase, giving the protein MIEIESASDPEVSARASVQVVLSEPRTAMITGAGGLLGRSMQSRLTESGWRVVALPRSDLDITKEEDVRRAVEAVRPHVLINCAATADVDRCEVEPDWAYAINERGPRFLARACGEFGADIVHVSTDYVFDGSKEGSYTQEDEPKPLSVYGMAKLAGEFAVREEAERFYVVRTSWLFGAGGKNFGSRVVEYARKGARLKGVIDQTSIPTYAPDLAARIEEIIDLGAHGLYHVTSTGPATWFDFARVALDLAGLGEVEIEPVTRAALNQRAPRPHNSAMRCLVSEKLELEPLRHWRDALVEFVREGQIF
- a CDS encoding zinc ribbon domain-containing protein, which encodes MITCPNCGAGNKPGSSVCRMCATSLAGVAEAPAARVQSPASSPPAAVKPDSHHREEAKAPVEQEGIVCSECNTLNEAGWSFCQQCGKKLVQPQAPPPQPPAQPPPQRPAEIPIGLKTVPEKRPVIEQSPARNFETVVEKPSHGLRTNADTPTPLERELRTVVAQPPPVDQEARTLEQETPVVEPEIPRETPVRQPRSGAPATIREAPASEQPPPTTKSGAAPPKVVEPPRVAAKQPPQSKPAAPAPTPPVHKPSAPASESRYEPAIEHRESVSGVLCTQCGQATNVGSSFCANCGAPVTYGKTMVISSEPAAPPKGRLHLVMEGGQPGDVYELNDETVIGRSNGQITFPHDGFMSGRHARIELRDASFILTDEGSRNGTFIKIKGELELVPGDTILVGKQLFRFELVDGAGGAQSEDPGSLTKKR
- a CDS encoding NDP-sugar synthase codes for the protein MQALILAGGKGTRLRPLTMHTPKPIVPIANQPFLLYQLELLKRADVRDVILSLSYQPQKIEDKLGDGTDYNVRVSYVVEASPLGTAGAYRNAAALISETTVVFNGDVLTDIDLNEVIRFHRERQAAATIVLTPVPNPTAYGLVETEKDGRVRRFLEKPKPEEVTCDTINAGIYILEPRVLDYVPEDEPFMFEYGVFPQLLEREEPFFAYTWRGYWRDIGTASSYLQANLDVIAGRVNLLPPLPSKRGEKFDATAEIEAPSVVDPSCTLKAGAQIVNSVVSRNCYIEERTRIENSVVRAGTRVGAGSTVQGSVIGKGCHIGRSVEVRSGAVLGDKTVLTDYSQIGV